The Catellatospora citrea DNA segment CTGGGGTATTTCCTCCACATCAGCATCCTCTGGACCATCGGCCTGATCCTGCTGATCGTGGGAGCGATCCTCTGGATCCTGGGCGCGGTGGGCCGCCCCGTGGGCGGACGACGGCATTATTGGTGACAGGATCTGAACGACGGAAAGGGCGCCCCGTGGGGCGCCCTTTCCGTCGTTCCCGCAGCGCTACCGCCGCTCGGCGGCCGGTCGTGCCGAGGCGGCCAGCACGACCGCGACCAGCAGTCCGGCCAGCGCCTGCACGACCGGAATGCCGGTGTAGAGCTCGGGCAGCGCCTGCGCCGTGAGGCCGCCCGACGGGTCGACCAGCGGCGGCGTGAAGAGGAAGCCGATCGCCAGGTATACCGACCAGGTGAACAGGCCGGCCAGCGCGGCCACCGCCCACAGCCCGCGGCGGTTGCCCGGCGACGGCCGCAGCCACAGCACGGCCAGGTCGGTGAGCACGCCGGCGACCAGCAGCCCGCCGATGAGTTCGAGGTTGCCGAAGCCGGTGATCGCGGCACAGAGCGCGCCGATGACCGCGTAGACGACCGTGACGCTGCCCGGCGGCAGGGTCCAGCGCCGGGCCAGGGTCAGGATCGGCAGGATCAGCACCAGGTTGGTGACCAGGATCGAGGTCGCCATGTCGGAGCTGAGCCGCTCGTCGATGTTGGTCAGCGCCATCATGATCCGGCCCGGGGTGTACACGAGCGCGTTGGCGTACTGCAGGAACAGCAGCACCAGCGTGGCCCCCAGGGCGATGGACAGCACCGCCGGGAGCAGCCCCAGCAGGCCGGGAGCCGGATCGGTGCGGCGCGCCCACGCCGTGCGCAGGGGCGTGGTCACAATGATCATCATCGCGGTGACCAGGCCCAGGTGGGTGGGGCTGAACAGGATGTCGATGGTCTGCTCGACACCGAACACGACGTGCCAGAGCATGTCACCGAGGCCCGCCAGGGCGAACCCGCCGATCGCCAGCACCGCCGCCGGATAGCCGGCCGGCATGGCGCGCAGGTCCGGCAGCCGCCCGCCGCGGAACGCGGCCCGGCAGGTCCACAGGATCCAGCCCGCGGTCACGATGAAGCCCCAGTAGAACACCGCGTGCCACGGCGTGAAGAAGGTCTCCAGCTCGGGCACGTTGTTGTGCGCCCACGCGTCGACCATCAGGCCGATGGTGAACCACGTGCCCAGCAGCACGGTCACCAGGTCGGTGCGATAGGACGTCACCGGCCGGTCGGGATCGGACGCCGGGGCGACCTGTTCGGGTGCGGTGCTGACCATGTGGAACCCCATCCTGCCGTGAGCCGAGTCCGTGGCGCGACAAAGGATATCGCCGTCGATCACCGCGCGCCGACCGCCGGGCAGGATCAGGGGGTCGCCGTGGGCGCGGCGGGCGAGGCCGCTGCGGTGGGCGCGACCGGCGGCACGGGCACCGGCACACCGCCGTCGGGCAGCGTGTTCGGCGGGAACGGCCAGGGCATCGGCTGGCCCTCGAAGCCCCGCTGGCGCAGCCGCTCCAGCAGCTGGCGCTTCAGCTCCTGGTCGCGCAGCCGCTGCTCGGGCCGCACCCGCTCGTCACGGTCGAGGCCGCCGCCCCAGGGGCCGCGCTCGTGCCGGTCGAAGTCGTGCCGGCCGAAATCGTGGTGGCCGCGGTGATGACCCGCCATCAGGCCGGCCGCGAGACCGAGGCCGCCGCAGACCAGGCCGCCCAGCAGGAACGCGATCAGCAGCGCGGCCAGCGTGCCCGCGGACGGCCGGGACCAGGTGCGGGCGGGCGGCGCGGGCTGCGGGTCCGGAGCCGGCTCGGCGGTGGTGTCGTCGTCGACCGGCTGCTGCGGCTCGGTGGTCATACGGGCTCCCAGGCTGAGGGGGTACGGCAGGAAGCCGGCGCTGCCGCGCGGGCCGGGTACCACTGTGACACCGTGCGCCGCTGCGCGGAAGCCGGGCGTGGTACACATGGGCCGGTGGACGCTGAGGAGGAGCCGGGCGGACGGCGCGTGGAGGACCTCGTGCTCGACGCCGCCCGTGACTGCGTGCTCGCGTACGGGGTGCGCCGGACGACGGTGACGGACGTGGCGCGCCGGGCCGGGGTGTCCCGGATGTCGGTGTACCGCCGCTGGCCCGACGTGCAGAGCCTGGTCGGCGACCTGATGAGCCGCGAGTGGCACCGCGTGATCGTGGACGCGGCGCGGCAGGCCGCGGCTGCGGACGGGCCGCTGCGCTCCCGGCTCGTGGCCCAGTCGGTGGCCGCCGCGGCGACGCTGCGCACGCATCCGCTGCTCCGCAAGATCCTGGAAGTGGACCCCGAGATCCTGCTGCCGTACATGCTGGACCGGCGCGGCGCCGGGCAGGAGGAGATGCTCGGCTTCCTGGTCGAGATGATCGCGGCGGGGCAGGCCGAGGGCTCGGTGCGCGCCGGCGACCCGGCCCGGCTGGCCCGCGCCGTGCTGCTGACCGCACAGTCGTTCGTGCTCTCCGTGGCCACGGTCGCCGACGGGCACACCCCGGCCGAGTTCGACGAGGAACTGACCCTCCTCCTCGACCGCTACCTGTCCCCCAGCGCGCCGTCAGTGCGGGGCGAGGACTGACAGGGCGGCGGGAAGCACGCGTACCGGCAGGTCGCCGAGGGTGGTGAGCGGGTCGCCGTCGGCGTAGGCGGGCACCGGACGGTCGGCGGACAGCCGCACGGACCTGCCGCGCAGCACGGTCACCTCGGGGCGGCGCACGTGCGCGCCGGTCCGCATCTCGCGCAGGACCAGCGGGAACAGCAGTTTGGACGCGTCGCCGAGCACGACCACGTCGAGCAGCCCGTCGTCGACGGCCGCGTCGGGCGCGACGTGCAGCCCGCCGCCGTAGTAGCCGGAGTTCGCCACCACCACCGAGTACGCCCGCACGGGCGGAAGCTCCTGCCCGTCCACGGCGAGCCGGTAGACCGTGGGCCGCCAGCCGAGCAGCGCACGCGCCCCGGCCAGCGGGTAGACCAGCCCGGCCGGGGTGAACCGGGCCCGGTTGGCCCGCTCGTTGGCGGCCGCGTCGACCCCGGCGTACACGCTGCCGAGCACGATCTCGCCACCCGCGTCGAGCACGTCGATCCGGCGCGGCTCGCCGTGCAGCAGCAGCGACGCGACGTCCTCGGGACGGCTCGGCAGGTCGAGCTGCCGGGCCAGGTCGTTGCCCCGCCCGGCGGGGACGACGCCGAGCACGCCGTCCGTGCCCGCCAGCGCCGCGCCGAGGCAGCGCAGCGTGCCGTCGCCCCCGGCGGCCAGCACCGTCTCACCGTCGGCCGCGCAGCGCCGGGCGACCTCGCGGGCCTGCCCGACACCACCGGTGTACTCGACGCGCACCCGGGCCCCGCCCGCGCGCAGCAGCTGCGCGACCGGCATCAACCGGGCCAGCCCGCGGCGTGCGGCCGGGCCCACCACGGCCGTGAACGACCTGGTCATCAGGGCACCGGGTGGGGCGCGACGAGAATGCCCGGGTTCAGCACCCCCGCCGGGTCGAGTTCGCGCTTGACGGCGCGCAGCACGTCGACGCCCAGCGGGCCGACCTCCTGGGCGAACCAGTCGCGGTGCTCGGTGCCGACGCCGTGGTGGTGGCTGATGGTGCCGCCCGCCGCGATGATCGCGTCGTTCGCCGCCGCCTTGGCCCGCTGCCAGCGCGCCACCGGCTCGTCGCCGAACGCGGTGACCACGGTGAAGTAGAGGGAGGCCCCGGTCTCGTACACGTGGGAGACGTGGCACAGCACCATCGACGGCACGGGCAGCGCCGCGAACAGCGCCTCACGGACGGCGTCGTACAGGCCGGGCAGCGCGGACCAGAACGCCGCGGTCTCCAGCGTCTCCGCGAACGCGCCCGCGTCGAGCAGCGCGTCGCGCAGGTAGGGCGCGTCGAACCGGTGCGCGGCCCACTGCTCCCCCGGCTCCATGCCCAGCGCTTCCCCGCCGCACTCGCGCAGCACGTCGGCGGTCTCCGCCGCGACCCGGTCGACCGACGCGCCCTCGTGGCCGACGACGAGCAGGCAGCCGCCGTCGCCGCGGCCCCGGCCGGTCGCCCCGAGCATGGTCTCGACCTCGTCGGACAGCCGCAGCACGGTCGGCCGCGGCCCGTCCTGGGCCAGCCGCCGGGCCGCCGCGACGCCGTCCGCGAACGACGGGAACCGCCAGCCTTCGTAACGGCGCTGGGCGGCGAGCGGGCGGACCCGCACGGTGACGTCGGTGATGACGCCGAACGCGCCCTCGGAGCCGAGGAACAGGCGGCGCAGGTCGGGCCCGGCCGACGAGGCGGGCGCGCGGCCGGTGGTGAGCGTGCCGCGCGGGGTGGCCACGGTCAGCCCGACGACCATGTCGTCGAAGCGGCCGTAGCCTGCGGAGGCCTGGCCGGAGGAGCGGGTGGCGGCGAAGCCGCCGATGGTGGCGTACTCGTACGACTGCGGGACGTGGCCGAGGGTGAAGCCGTGCGCGGCCAGCAGTTCGTCGGCGCGCGGCGCGGGCAGCCCGGCCTGCAGCACCGCGGTGCGCGACACCGGGTCGACCGCGACGAGCCGGTCGAGCCGGCGCAGGTCGAGCGTGACGTGGCCGCCGGTCTCGGGGCTGAGCCCGCCGACGACCGAGGTGCCGCCGCCGAACGGCACCACCGCGAGCCGGTGCTCGGCGCAGACCGCCAGCACCGCCAGCACCTGCTCGTGGTCGGCGGGGGCGACCACGGCGGCCGGGAGCGCGAGCAGCTCGCCCGCGCGCTGGTGGAACAGGTCGGGAGTGGACTTGCCGGAGGCGTGCAGCGCGCGCTCGGCGGCGTCGGTGCCGACATGCTCCGCGCCGACCACGGCGGTGAGCGCGGCGAGCGCCGCACCGGCCAGCGCGGCCGGGGCCGCCACGGCGTCCAGTGCGACGGGCGCGGCCGGCGGCGTCACCTCGAAGACCTGCTTGAGCAGTCCCGCCACGGCCTCGGGCAGCGGCTTCGCGTGCTCCGGTGTGCCCCAGCGCGCCCAGCCCGCGCGCCGCTCTTCCCGCATCGCATCCATGTGTGACAGAGTTACATCAAGTGTCACTTCGGCGCAAGGAGGAGACCCGTGTCGACCTCTCTCACCGCGGCGCGCCGGGCGCGCGAGCTGGCCGCGCTGGCCGCCGGCGAGGTGGTGGACGTGCTGGTGGTCGGGCTCGGCGTGACCGGCGCGGGAGTCGCGCTGGACGCGGCCACCCGGGGCCTGTCCGTCGCCGCGATCGACGCCCACGACCTCGCCTTCGGCACCTCCCGGTGGAGCTCCAAACTGGTCCACGGCGGGCTGCGCTACCTGGCCAAGGGCGAGATCGGGGTGGCGTACGAGAGCGCGGTGGAGCGCGGCACGCTGCTGGCCCGCACCGCGCCGCACCTGACCCGGGCGCTGGCGATGGTGCTGCCCGCCACGGCGTACACCGCGCCACTGACCGTCGGCCTGGCCGGGGCGGGCCTGCGCGCGGGCGACCTGCTGCGCGCGGCGGCGGGCACCCGGCGCGCGATCCTGCCCGGCGTGCGGTCGCTGTCCGCCGCCGAGGCGCGGGGCATGGTGCCCGCGCTGCGCCCGGCCGGGCTGCGCGGGGCGCGGCTGTCCTGGGACGGGCAGCTGTGCGACGACGCCCGGCTGGTGACCGGGCTGGCCCGCGCGGCGGCCGGGGCGGGCGCGAAGGTGCTGACCCGCTGCCGGGCCACCGAGCTGACCGGCGACGCGGCCGCGGTGGTCGACACGCTCACCGGGGCCCGGCACACCCTGCGGGCCCGCGCGGTGGTCAACGCGACCGGCGTCTGGGCCGGGCAGCTCGCCCCCGACATCACCCTGCGGCCGTCCCGCGGCACGCACCTGGTGCTGCCGTCGGCGCTGCTCGGCGGGCTGTGGGCGGGGCTGACCATCCCGGTGCCCGGCGAGCTGTCCCGCTTCGTGATCGTGCTCCCGCAGGCCGACGGCCTGGTGTACGTCGGGCTCACCGACGAGCCCGTGGACGGCCCCGTGCCGGACGTGCCCGAGGTCCCCGAGTCGGATGTGGACTTCCTGCTCGACGTGCTCAACTCGGCGCTGGAGACGCCGGTGCGCCGGGCCGACGTGCTCGGCGCGTTCGCCGGGCTCCGGCCGCTGATGGCAGGCCCGCAGGCGCGAAGCGGGCGCACCGCCGACATCTCCCGGCGGCACGCCGTCGTGCAGGGCCGCGACGGCGTGGTCACCGTGGTCGGCGGGAAGCTGACCACGTACCGGCGGATGGCACAGGACACCGTGGACGTGCTGGCCGCGCGGCGGGGCGTGCAGGCCGGCCCCTGCCGGACCCGCGACCTGCCGCTGCCCGGTGCGGCCCCGCGCGAGCTGCTGACCCGGGTGCCCGCACCCGCCCGCCTGATCGCCCGTTACGGCACCGAGGCGTCCGCCGTGCTGGCCGAGGCCCCGCCGGAACTGCACGCCCCGATCACGCCCGGCAGCCCGGTGACCGGCGCCGAGCTGCTGTGGGCGATCCGCCACGAGGGCGCGCTGACCGCCGACGACCTGCTCGACCGGCGTACCCGCCTGGGGCTGGTGCCGCAGCACCGCGCCGCCGCCCTCCCCCTGGCCGAACGCCTCCTCACCCCCTGAGACAAAGGAAGGGCACCTTCTTATCGCTATGCGTTGTAGAAGGTGCCCTTCCCATCCACCGTCCGCACGGGCGGTGTGCTGAGCAGCGACTATGCGAGTGGAGGCGGCATGCATGGCGGGCGGGAACGGTCCTGGTGGGGCTGGGGCTGGGCGGATCAGGCGGTGGACGCCGAGGGCTGCGCGAAGCTGGCCCGGCGGGTCGGCCCGTTCCTGCCGCTGGACGGTGAGCTGAGTCCGGTGCCGCAGGTGCCTGAGCTGCCGGCGTCACGGCTGCGGCCGCCCGCGAGCGTCGCCGCGCTGTGCCGTGACGACGCGCGGACGCGGGCCGCGCACGCCTACGGACGGGCCTACCGCGACGTGGTCCGGCTGCTGGACGGGGTGCTGGACAACCCGCCGGACCTCGTCGCCTTTCCGCGAGACGAGCCCGACGTGATCGCGGTGCTGGACTGGGCCTGCGACGCGGCCGTCCCGGTGGTCCCGTTCGGCGGCGGCACCAGCGTCGTCGGCGGCGTCGAGTTCCGCGGCGGGGGCCCGTGGCTGTCGCTGGACCTGACCGGCCTGTCCGGCGTGGTCGAGGTCGACGAGGTCAGCCGGGCCGCGCTGATCCGGGGCGGCACGTTCGGCCCGGACCTGGAGGACGCGCTGCGCCCCTACGGCCTCACCCTGCGGCACTTCCCGCAGAGCTTCGAGTTCTCCACCTTCGGCGGCTGGCTGGCCACCCGCGCGGGCGGGCACTACGCCACCGGGTACACGCACATCGACGACCTGGTCGAGTCGATGCGGGTGGTGACCCCGGCCGGCGTCGCGCAGTCGCTGCGGGTGCCCGCCTCGGGCGCGGGCCCGTCGCCGGACCGGTTCTGGCTCGGCTCCGAGGGCGCCCTCGGCGTCATCACCGAAGGCTGGGCCCGGGTGCAGCAGCGCCCGACGTTCCGCGCCGGGGCCGCGCTGCGCTTCGACGAGTACGCCGACGCGGTGCACGCCGTACGCACCGTCGCCCAGTCGGGGCTGCGCCCGGCGAACTGCCGCCTGCTCGACCCGCTCGAAGCGATGCTCGGCGCGGCGGCCGCCGACGGGTCCAGCCGGCTGCTGCTCGGCTTCGAATCGGCCGACCACCCGGTCGACGCGCAGCTCGCGCGGGCCGTCGAGCTGTGCCGTGAGCACGGCGGGGCGGTCGAACCGGCGGCGCAGGACACCACCGGGCGCTGGCGGGACACCTTCGTCGGCGCGCCCTACCTGCGTGACGGGCTGGCCCGGCTCGGCGTGGTGGTGGAGACGTTCGAGACCGCGTGCACGTGGGCCGCGTTCGACGCGCTGCACGCCGCGGTGGTCGAGGCGGCCGCGGCGGCGGGCCTGGCCGAGACGGGCAGCCCGGCGCTGGTCACCTGCCGGTTCACGCACGTGTACCCGGACGGCCCGGCGCCCTACTTCACCGTGTACGCAGCCGGCCGGCGCGGCGCGCAGGCGCAGATCTGGGACGCGCTCAAGCGGGCGGCGGGTGACGCGATCGCCGCGCACGGCGGCACCATCACCCATCACCACGCCGTCGGCCGCGACCACCTGCCCTGGTACACCCGGCAGCGGCCGGAGCCGTTCGCGCTGGCGCTGCGGGCCGCGAAGTCCGCCGTGGACCCGGCGGGCGTGCTCAATCCGGGGGTGTTGCTGCCCTGATCCGGGCAGTAAGAAGCCCGCTTCGGCGATCACGGGGGGAACCGTCGAAGCGGGCTTGCAAGCGAAGGTACCTCGTTTTCCCGCCCGACGCCATCCCTGTCCTCAGGGAATTTCCGACCCCGCGGCTGTCGGTCGCGGGTGGCACAATCCCGCGTCGTGAACGGGGAGACGGAACCGGGCTGGCTGCCCGCGGGCGCGGGCTATCAGGTGGCGCTGCACGGTGGGCGGGTCGTGGCCCGCAACGCGTCGGGCGTACGGCTCAAGGGCCTGCCCGCCGCCCTGAAGGACGATCCGGCGGTGCTCGACCTGCGGCAACTGCGCGAGTGG contains these protein-coding regions:
- a CDS encoding DUF6131 family protein translates to MLVLGLILLLLGYFLHISILWTIGLILLIVGAILWILGAVGRPVGGRRHYW
- a CDS encoding TetR/AcrR family transcriptional regulator, giving the protein MDAEEEPGGRRVEDLVLDAARDCVLAYGVRRTTVTDVARRAGVSRMSVYRRWPDVQSLVGDLMSREWHRVIVDAARQAAAADGPLRSRLVAQSVAAAATLRTHPLLRKILEVDPEILLPYMLDRRGAGQEEMLGFLVEMIAAGQAEGSVRAGDPARLARAVLLTAQSFVLSVATVADGHTPAEFDEELTLLLDRYLSPSAPSVRGED
- a CDS encoding diacylglycerol/lipid kinase family protein, whose translation is MTRSFTAVVGPAARRGLARLMPVAQLLRAGGARVRVEYTGGVGQAREVARRCAADGETVLAAGGDGTLRCLGAALAGTDGVLGVVPAGRGNDLARQLDLPSRPEDVASLLLHGEPRRIDVLDAGGEIVLGSVYAGVDAAANERANRARFTPAGLVYPLAGARALLGWRPTVYRLAVDGQELPPVRAYSVVVANSGYYGGGLHVAPDAAVDDGLLDVVVLGDASKLLFPLVLREMRTGAHVRRPEVTVLRGRSVRLSADRPVPAYADGDPLTTLGDLPVRVLPAALSVLAPH
- a CDS encoding FAD-binding oxidoreductase, whose translation is MREERRAGWARWGTPEHAKPLPEAVAGLLKQVFEVTPPAAPVALDAVAAPAALAGAALAALTAVVGAEHVGTDAAERALHASGKSTPDLFHQRAGELLALPAAVVAPADHEQVLAVLAVCAEHRLAVVPFGGGTSVVGGLSPETGGHVTLDLRRLDRLVAVDPVSRTAVLQAGLPAPRADELLAAHGFTLGHVPQSYEYATIGGFAATRSSGQASAGYGRFDDMVVGLTVATPRGTLTTGRAPASSAGPDLRRLFLGSEGAFGVITDVTVRVRPLAAQRRYEGWRFPSFADGVAAARRLAQDGPRPTVLRLSDEVETMLGATGRGRGDGGCLLVVGHEGASVDRVAAETADVLRECGGEALGMEPGEQWAAHRFDAPYLRDALLDAGAFAETLETAAFWSALPGLYDAVREALFAALPVPSMVLCHVSHVYETGASLYFTVVTAFGDEPVARWQRAKAAANDAIIAAGGTISHHHGVGTEHRDWFAQEVGPLGVDVLRAVKRELDPAGVLNPGILVAPHPVP
- a CDS encoding glycerol-3-phosphate dehydrogenase/oxidase translates to MSTSLTAARRARELAALAAGEVVDVLVVGLGVTGAGVALDAATRGLSVAAIDAHDLAFGTSRWSSKLVHGGLRYLAKGEIGVAYESAVERGTLLARTAPHLTRALAMVLPATAYTAPLTVGLAGAGLRAGDLLRAAAGTRRAILPGVRSLSAAEARGMVPALRPAGLRGARLSWDGQLCDDARLVTGLARAAAGAGAKVLTRCRATELTGDAAAVVDTLTGARHTLRARAVVNATGVWAGQLAPDITLRPSRGTHLVLPSALLGGLWAGLTIPVPGELSRFVIVLPQADGLVYVGLTDEPVDGPVPDVPEVPESDVDFLLDVLNSALETPVRRADVLGAFAGLRPLMAGPQARSGRTADISRRHAVVQGRDGVVTVVGGKLTTYRRMAQDTVDVLAARRGVQAGPCRTRDLPLPGAAPRELLTRVPAPARLIARYGTEASAVLAEAPPELHAPITPGSPVTGAELLWAIRHEGALTADDLLDRRTRLGLVPQHRAAALPLAERLLTP
- a CDS encoding FAD-binding oxidoreductase; its protein translation is MHGGRERSWWGWGWADQAVDAEGCAKLARRVGPFLPLDGELSPVPQVPELPASRLRPPASVAALCRDDARTRAAHAYGRAYRDVVRLLDGVLDNPPDLVAFPRDEPDVIAVLDWACDAAVPVVPFGGGTSVVGGVEFRGGGPWLSLDLTGLSGVVEVDEVSRAALIRGGTFGPDLEDALRPYGLTLRHFPQSFEFSTFGGWLATRAGGHYATGYTHIDDLVESMRVVTPAGVAQSLRVPASGAGPSPDRFWLGSEGALGVITEGWARVQQRPTFRAGAALRFDEYADAVHAVRTVAQSGLRPANCRLLDPLEAMLGAAAADGSSRLLLGFESADHPVDAQLARAVELCREHGGAVEPAAQDTTGRWRDTFVGAPYLRDGLARLGVVVETFETACTWAAFDALHAAVVEAAAAAGLAETGSPALVTCRFTHVYPDGPAPYFTVYAAGRRGAQAQIWDALKRAAGDAIAAHGGTITHHHAVGRDHLPWYTRQRPEPFALALRAAKSAVDPAGVLNPGVLLP